The sequence CACGGGAGACCTGCCATCTGTCGTCGGCGGTTGCGGCCAGAAGCTTGGTTGAGTAAACCGGTTTTGTAAAGCTGAACAGGGAAAGATTGAGTGATACCTCCGGTAATTTACTAAACAAAGACTCAACCAACGTCCTCATCTGGACATCGTTGTCAGGCGCCGGGCAGAGTGGCCGTCCGCGGAGATCCGTCCGCACCCCGCCGGCCTCCCTCCGCCCGAAAGGAACCACCACTCCATGGACCGCCTCACCAACGCCGTCCGCCCCTATCCGTGGGGCTCGGTCACCGCGCTGCCCGAGCTGATGGGTGTCGCCCCGGACGGCTCGCCCCAGGCCGAGTTGTGGATGGGTGCGCATCCCGCCGCACCGTCCCGGCTGGAGCGCGGCGGCCGGTCGCTGGGGCTCGACGAGGTCGTCGAGGCCGATCCGCGGCGGGAGTTGGGGGACGCGTCCGTACGGCGGTTCGGGCCGCGGCTGCCCTTCCTCCTCAAGTTGCTGGCGGCCGACGCCCCGCTGTCCCTCCAGGTGCATCCCGACCCGGCCCGCGCGGCCGCCGGATACGCCCGGGAGAACGCCCGGGGCATCCCGCTCGACGCGCCTCACCGCACCTACCGGGACGCGCAGCACAAACCGGAGATGATCGTCGCGCTCACCCCGTTCGAGGGCCTGTGCGGGTTCCGTCCGCCGCGCGAGTGCGCCGAACTGCTGGACGCCCTGCGGGTGGACCGGCTGGCTCCGTACGCCGCCGCACTCCGCTCGGCGCCGGAGGAGGACGCGCTGCGGGAGGTCTTCTCGGCCTTCCTCGCCCTGCCGCCGGACCTGCTCGCCGAGATCGGCGGCGCGCTGGCGGCGGCGGCCCGGCGGCCCGGACCGCTGCGGGACGCCTTCGCCGGGTACGACGCGATAGCCCGCGCCCATCCCGATGACCCCGGTGTGCCGGCCGCCCTGCTGGTCCGGCAGGTCCGGCTGGCGCCCGGCGAAGGTTTGTTCCTCGGGCCGGGCGTGCCGCACGCCTATGTGAAGGGGCTGGGCGTGGAGGTCATGGCCGCCTCGGACAACGTCCTGCGCTGCGGCCTGACGAGCAAGCACGTGGACGTCCCGGAACTCCTGCGCGTGGTCCGCTTCGACGCGCTTCCGGCGGCGGTGGTGCGGCCGGTGCGCGCGGCGGCCGGCGAAGAGGTGTACCCGGCGCCCGTCGACGACTTCCGGCTGTCCCGCCTCGCCGTGGACGGCCGCGGCGGCGCCCGCGTCCTGCCGGCGTCCCGCCCCCAGATCCTGGTGTGCACCGCCGGCGCGGTCCGCCTCGCCGGACCCGGGCAGGAGGTCGTCCTCCCGCCGGGGGCCTCCGTCTTCGTGCCGGCCGGAGAAGCGGTCACCGCCTCCGGTGAGGGAACGGTGTTCCGGGCCACCACAGGTGTATGACGTCAACTGAACTCCAGCTAAACTTAACCGGTTTGGCTCAGATGGTTGTCACCTCTACCGTCTCGCTCTAGCCTCTCTTCCAGCCACCGATGAAGACATTTCACGCCACTTCTTTTCCGGCGGGTTCGTCCATAGGTGTTCTTCCTCGGTGACTTGTCGTCCCGCTGTCCGGTGTGAGCCGCATTCCGACGCCCGGGCAGCGGGATTCCGGACCGGCTCGCCCATGTCCCTGCCGGTCCGCCGGCGCCTGTTCGGTGCCGGCACGGCGAGCCGGAAGCACCTTCACGGAGCCGAAAGCAGCGCGTGGTGTCCGCCGCGGACGTCGGACGTCCCGGCCGCACGCGCCATCACTTGGAGAGCAGATGATGAGAAAGAGACTGGCCACCGCGGCGGGAGCGCTGCTGGCCTTCGCCGCCTCGCTACTGGCCGCACCGTCCTCCGCCCAGGCGCAGCCCCAGGCCCAGGCCCAGGCCCAGGCGGCCCCGGGCTTCCACGTCGCCGACGGCCGGCTGCTGGACGCGAACGGCGCCGACTTCGTCCTGCGGGGCGTGAACCACGCACACGCCTGGTACCCCACCAGGACGGCTCAGGCACTGAAGGACATCAAGGCCCTGGGCGCCAACTCCGTGCGGGTGGTGCTGGCCACCGGCGACCGGTGGACCCGCAACGACACCGCGGACGTCGCCGCCGTCGTCGCGCAGTGCAAGCAGAACCGGCTCGTCTGCGTCCTGGAGGCCCACGACACCACCGGCTACGGCGAACAGGCCGGAGCCGTCACCCTCGCCCGCGCCGTGGACTACTGGATCGGTGTCAAGGACGCGGTACAGGGTCAGGAGAAGTACGTCATCCTGAACATAGGGAACGAGCCGTACGGCAATTCCGGCTACACGTCCTGGACCTCCGACACCGCGAACGCCATCGCCCGGCTGCGGGCGGCCGGATTCCGGCACACGCTGATGGTGGACGCCCCGAACTGGGGCCAGGACTGGTCCTTCACCATGCGCGACCACGCGGGGGAGGTATTCGCCGCGGACTCCGAGCGCAACACGGTCTTCTCGATCCACATGTACGGCGTGTTCAACACCGCCGACAAGGTCAAGAGTTACCTTGACCGGTTCACCTCGCAGCGTCTTCCCATCGTCGTAGGGGAATTCGGCAACATGCACTCGGACGGCGATCCGGACGAGGACGCCATCATGTCCACCGCGCGGCAGCTCGGCGTGGGCTACCTCGGCTGGTCCTGGAGCGGCAACGGCGGTGGTGTCGAGTACCTGGACATGGCCACCGGCTTCGACGCCGCGCGCCTCACCTCCTGGGGACAGCGCATCTTCTCCGGCACCGACGGCATCAAGCAGACGGCGAAGGAGGCCGGTGTCTTCGGTGACGGCGGCACCACTCCGGCGCCCGCGAGCTGCTCGGTCGACTACCGCCTCAGCGACTGGGGCACCTCGTTCAACGCGGACGTCACCATCCGCAACACCGGCACGACGGCCGTCAAGGGCTGGCAGCTCGCCTTCGCCTTCCCCGGGAACCAGAAGCTCGGCTCGGTCTGGAACGCCAAGGCCGTGCAGCAGGGCAGCGAGGTGCGGGCCACCAACGAGTCCTGGACCGAGACGATCCCCGCCGGCGGTTCCGTGAGCTTCGGCTTCAACGGCTCCTCCACCACCGCCAACGGCGTCCCGGCCGCCTTCACCCTCAACGGCGGCACCTGCGCGAAGGGCTGACCCTCCGACCCGGCACGCCGAAGGGCCGCGTCCGCACCGGACGCGGCCCTTCCGCACGACTCGGGCGCGCGGACCGTGGAGCACCGGTCCGCGCACGCCGGCCGTGCAACAGCCCGGGCACACCGGCCGCAGAACAGCCTGGGCCCACCGGCCGTGACACAGCCCGCGCGCGCCAGCCGTGGAACCCCCCGGGGCCGGACGCATCCGGGGCCGGGCGGGCCGCGACCGGTTCGGCCCGCCCGCCCCCGGCCGCGGCCCGCCCCTACCCGCCCGCGCCCGGTGCCGGCGCGGTGGAGCCGCGCGGGGTGAGGGACGGGGTCGGTACCTGGTGGCCGTCGGTGGGGACGCCGTTGAGCACGTCGAAGAGGACGCGTGCCACCTCGGCGCCGAAGTGGTGCACGTCGTGGCTCATGGCCGACAGGGTCGGGTGGGTGATCCGGCACAGCTGGGAGTCGTCCCACGCCAGCAGCGACAGGTCGTCGGGGACGGTGAAGCCCATCTCGGCCGCGACGCCCGCGCCGGCGACCGCCATGATGTCGTTGTCGTAGACGATCGCGGTCGGCCGGTCGGCGGCGAGCAGCAGGGTGCGGGTGGCCCGGGCACCCTCCTTCTCGTCGAAGCCGGTGGCGATCTGCCGCGCCTCCTCCAGGCCCAGTTCCCGGGTCGTGTCGGCGAAGGCTCGGGCCCGGATGGCGCTGTGTCCGAGGTCGGACGGGCCGCCGACGCGGGCGATGCGCCGGTGGCCGAGGGCCGCCAGATAGCGGACGGCCTCGGCGACCGCCGACGCGTCGTCCGTCCACACCGCCGGGAACGTGCCCGTGAGGCAGGGGTGGCCGACGGCGACGGCCGGCATGCCCAGCCCTTGCAGGGCGGGCACCCGGGGATCGTCCTCGCGGAAGTCCACGAGGATCGCGCCGGCGATCATCCGGCCGCGCCACCACTCCTGGTAGAGCGCGGTCTCCTCGTCGAGGTCGCGCACCAGCCGCAGCAGCAGGGAGCAGGACCGCTCCGCCAGGACACTCTCGATGCCCGAGATGAAGTCCATGTAGAACGGCTCCAGGCCGAGCAGCCGGGCGGGCCGGCACAGGGCCAGCCCGATGATGTCGACACGCCGGCTGGACAGGCTGCGCGCGGTGGCGCTGGGGGCCCAGCCCAGCTCCCGGGCCGCCGCGAAGATGCGTTCGCGGGTGGCATCCGAGACGCCGGGCTTGTGGTTGAAGGCGAGCGACACCGCCCCCTTGGACACCCCGGCCCGCGCCGCGACGTCCTTGATGGTGACGCGGCCCCCGGCCCCGCTCACACGATGTCCACGCAGAACAGTGCGGCCCTGACGGCGTCGGCGGTGACCGGGCCGCAGCCCTCGACCCGGATGCGCGTGCGCTCGCCGGGCAGGAGGGTCTGCCGGCCGCGGTCGCAGACGGCGGCCGGACCCAGCCGGTCGGGCTGGAGCAGCAGGTCTCTGACGAGGGTCTGGGCGCTCACCACGACGTCGACTCTATCCCCCTGTCCGGAAACGGGCTCCAGCGTGACGTCGTACCGGGGGCGGGGATAGGCGAAGTCCTTGTCGGGGACGGGGAAGTGCACGGCGCGCAGTCCTGTCCCGCCGTCGGCCCCGCTCGGGCCGGCGGGCTCCTCCGCGTCCGCGACCAGGAACTCGCTGGCGGTCCGCGGGTCCGGTACGAGGTGCTCGGGTACGGCGGTCCGGGCGACGGAGCGGGGCTGCGCGACCAGCTCGATCACGGCCTCGCCGACCGTGCCGCCGTCGGCGTCCAGTCGCCGCAGGGTGACCGTCGTACGCCAGGGCGTGGCGGCCTGGTTGACGGCGGCGAGCACCAGTCCGTCGGGGTCCGGGCACAGGGTGAGCAGCCGGTCGGCGTAGACGCGGCGCAGCTCGTGGTAGAGCGGCTTGGGGCGGCCGTCGCCGTCGATGGCGGCCCAGGAGGTCACCGGCCAGCAGTCGTTGAGCTGCCAGACGATCGTGCCCGCGCACACCGGCCAGTGCGAGCGCCAGTGCTCGATGCCGGCGGCGACGGCACGGGCCTGCACGAGCTGGGTCAGGTAGTGCCAGCGGTCGAAGTCGTCCTCGGGCAGCGGGAAGTGGCGGGCGACGCCGCGGTTCAGCTTGCCGTTGCCGTCCTCGGCCTTCTGGTGGTGCAGCATGCCCGGGGAGTCGGGCGCGAGGCGTTCGCCGGGCAGCGCGCGGCGCAGGGTGGTCAGGGCGGGCGGGGCCTGCCAGCCGAACTCGGCGACGAAGCGGGGCACGCTCGCCCGGTACTCGGCGTAGTCCTGGCGGTTCCACACCTCCCAGGAGTGGTGGGTGCCGTGGGCGGGGTCGTTCGGGTGGTGGTCCCAGGAGCCGGACCAGGGGCTGCCCGCGGTGTAGGGGCGGGTGGGGTCGAGTTCGGCGACGATGCGGGGCAGCAGGCCCAGGTAGTAGCCCTCGCCCCAGGAGTCCCCGGCGAGCGGCTCCTCCCAGTCCCAGTCGCGGAAGCCCCACAGGTTCTCGTTGTTGCCGTTCCACAGCACCAGCGACGGGTGCGGCATCAGCCGGACAACGTTGTCGCGCGCCTCGGCCTCGATCTCCCCGCGCAGTGGCTGTTCCTCCGGGTAGGCGGCGCAGGCGAAGAGGAAGTCCTGCCAGACCATCAGGCCCAGTTCGTCGCACGCGTCGTAGAAGGCGTGGTCCTCGTAGATGCCGCCGCCCCAGATCCGGACCAGGTCGACTCCCGCGTCCGCGGCCTGGGCGAGGCGGGTGCGGTAGCGCTCGGGGGTGATACGGGAGGGGAAGGCGTCGTCGGGGATCCAGTTGACGCCGCGCGCGAAGATCCGTACGCCGTTGACGACGAGGGTGAAGCCGGTGCCGTGTTCGTCGGCGGAGCGGTCCAGTCCGATCGTGCGGAAGCCGATCCGGCGGTGCCAGGTGTCGAGCGGGCCGCTGTCGTCGCTCAGGGTGAGGTCCAGGTCGTACAGGGGCTGTTCGCCGTATCCGCGCGGCCACCACAGGCGCGGGTCGGGGACCTCCAGGCCGAGGACCGCCTCGTCGCCGGTCAGTTCGGCCTCGGTCCGTACGCCGGCCACCTCGGCCGTGACGCGCAGCCGCTTGTCCCGTCCCCGCTCGGTGCGCTCGACGCGCAGCCGTACCTCGACGCGGCCGGTGTCCTCGGCCACGGTGACCAGGGGGCGCACCTCGGCCAGGCGCGCGGTGGACCAGTGCTCCAGCCGGACCGGCCGCCAGATGCCCGCGGTCACCAGCGTGGGCCCCCAGTCCCAGCCGAAGTTGCACGCCATCTTGCGGATGTACTGGCTGGGTTCGGGATAGACGTTGGGCCGCTGTCCGGTCACCGCGCGGACGGCCGCCGCCTCGTCGTAGGCGGAGGCGAAGCGGACCTCCAGTTCGCCGGTGCGTCCCGTGACGTCGAACCGGTAGGTGCGGTGCATGTTGCGGGTGGTGCCGAGGGGGCGGTCGGCGAGGGTGAGGGACGCGGCCGTGTCGAGGCCCTCGAAGACCAGGTCGGTGCGTTCGTGGCCGCTGTCGTGGCCGAGCCGGCGGACATAGGTCCAGGCGCGGCGCCCCACCCAGGCGACGTCCGTCTCGTTGCGGGCGATGAACGGGTCCGGGATGGCCCCGGCGGCGAGGAGATCGGTGTGCACACAGCCGGGCACCCGGGCCTCGAGCAGTTCCTCCCCGTGGCGCAGGCTCCAGCCCTCGGTGAGCGGGGTGACGTCCTTCATGGTGCGGCTCCAATCGCCTGACTCAGGCCGGTCGACGGACAACGGCGCACAACCTAACGCGCTGATCACAGAGCTGTCCATAAACCGGTCTAGCTACGCCACCGTAACGAGGCGAAACGGAATCCGCATGTCACAGGATCATGACGCACCTGACGGTAACGATTGCGCATCACGGTGGAAATTGAAGCTTTACCGGTTCACCAGCGGCTGACATAGTGCCGACATCCCACTCGCAGAGCTGAGCCGCAATCCTGGAGGAGCTGGGCACATGGGGAAGAACACGACGTTCACGGGGCGTCGGTGGCGCGGCGGGCTGCTGGCCGCCGCGGTGCTGACCGTCGCGGGATGCAGCGGCGGAGGCACGGTCTCCGGTGAGACGGCGAAGGCACCGGCCGACCCGGCCGACGCCTCGGGCACGATCAAGGTCCTCACCCACCGCACCGACCTCGTGCAGAACGGGACGATGGCCCGGTACGCCGAGGAGTTCAACAAGGTCTACCCCGAGGTGAAGGTGAAGTTCGAGGCCCTCACCGACTACGAGGGGGAGGTCAAGATCCGGATGAACACCGACGACTACGGTGACGTCCTGATGATCCCGGCCGCCGTGGCCAAGAACGACTACCCGAAGTTCTTCGCCCCGCTGGGCACCGCCGCCGAACTCGGCGGCACCTACCGGTTCAGCGACAAGACCGAGGTGGGCGGCAAGGTCTACGGGATCGCGCAGTTCGGCACGGCCAACGGCTTCGTCTACAACAAGGCCGTCTGGAAGAAGGCCGGCGTCACCGCCTGGCCGACCACCCCGCGGGAGTTCCTCGCCGACCTGAAGGTCGTCAAGGCGAAGACGGACGCCCTGCCGTACTACACGAACTTCAAGGACGGCTGGCCGCTGACCGCCTGGAGCAACAGCATCGGGTCCGTCACCTGCGACGCCAAGGCCAACGACAAGCTCGCCGGCGCCGTCTCGCCGTGGCGCGAGGGCAGCGAGCTGAACGTGATCGACTCCCTGCTCTACGACGTCGTCAAGGGCGGCCTGTCGGAGAAGGATCCCAACACCACCAACTGGGAAGCCTCCAAGGGCATGATCGCGCAGGGCAAGGTCGCCACCATGCAGCTCGGCTCCTGGGCCATCACCCAGATGCGCGACGCGGCCGAGAAGGCCGGCGCCGACCCGGACGACATCGGCTTCATGCCGTTCCCCGTGCAGAAGGACGGCAAGTACTGCGCCGTCCTCGCCTCCGACTACCAGCAGGCCGTCAACGCGCACTCCTCGCACAAGGCGGCGGCGCGGGCCTGGATCGACTGGTTCACGCAGAAGTCGGGCTACTCGGCCAAGGAGGGCGCCGTCCCCGCCCTGAAGTCCGCTCCCATGCCCGGCACGTTGAAGGATTTCGTTGACAACGATGTCAGCTTCCAGGAGCGCTCCGAGGTGAAGACCGGCGAGGTCAACGCGATCGACAACGCGGCCGAGATCGGTCTGAACAAGCCCGACTACCGCCAGAAGCTGATCGACCTGGCCCGCGGCGCGCAGCACGGCAGCCTCGACGACTTCTTCGCGGACCTGGACAAGCGGTGGAACGAGGCGGCGCGGACCGCCGGTTCCTGACCGGTGCCGGACCGGACCGGCCGTCTGGGGCCGGTGCCGGTCCCGACCCGCCGGTTCCCGGCCGGCGCCGGACCCGACCGATTCGACCGGACGCCGCCGCCGGCCCCGTCCGCACCGGACGGGGCCCGCCGCCGCCGTATCACCCGCGCAGACGGAAGGCCGAGATGACCGAGACGACCCACACGGCACCCGCCAAGGTGCCCCGCGCCGCTGCATCGCCCGGCACGGCACCCGCCCCCGACGGCAGCCGCCGGGGCGGGCGCGTGCTGCGCCGGCTGACCCCCTGGCTGTTCCTGGCCGTTCCCCTGGCCCTGCTGGTCACGTTCACGTACGTGCCGGTCGGGAACATGATCTATTACAGCTTCACCGACTGGGACGGCGTCAGCCCCGACCGCCACTTCACCGGCGTCGACAACTACGAGCAGATCTTCACCCGGCCCGAGCTGTTCCGGGTGTTCTTCGTCAGCTTCTACTACCTCGCCGCCTCGGCCGTGCAGATCGTGATCGCCCTGTACTTCGCGACCGTGCTCAGCTTCGACCTGCGGTTCCGCAACCTGTTCAAGGGGATCCTGTTCTTCCCCTACCTGATCAACGGCGTGGCCATCGGCTTCGTCTTCCTGTACTTCTTCCAGGACGGCGGCACGCTCGACTCGGTGCTGTCCTGGTTCGGCGCCGGCTCCGACCACGCCTGGCTCGGCGATCCCGAGTCGGCCAACACCTCCCTGGCCGGAGTGTCCGTCTGGCGGTTCACCGGACTGAACTTCGTGCTGTTCCTCGGCGCGATCCAGTCGATCCCGGCGGAGCTGTACGAGGCCGCCCAGCTCGACGGGGCCTCGCGCTGGCAGCAGTTCCGGCACATCATCGCCCCGAGCATCCGGCCGGTGCTCAGCCTGAGCGTCATCCTGGCGGTCTCCGGCTCGCTGTCGGTGTTCGAGATCCCCTACATCATGACCGGCGGCGCGACCGGCACGACGACGTTCGTCATCCAGACGGTCAAGCTCGCCTTCCAGTTCAACAAGACGGGTCTGGCCTCGGCGGCGGCCGTCGTCCTGCTCCTGATCATCCTGCTGATCACCTGGATCCAGCGCCGCCTCGTGCCCGACGAGAAGGTGGACCTCGTATGACCTCGCCCCTGCCCGCCCGCCGCCGGATCGGCCCCGCGCTGACCTACCTGTCGCTGATCGTCGCCTCGCTGGTCGTGCTGGTGCCGCTCGTCGTCGTCTTCCTGACCTCCCTGAAGACCTCCGAGGAGGTGGCGGACGGCGGTGCGCTGTCGCTGCCGGACGACTGGCTGAACTTCGGCAACTACGTGACGGCGTTCAACGACGGCAAGATGCTGTCCGCCTTCGTCAACACCACCGTCATCCTGCTGTTCTCCATCACCGGCACGGTGCTCATCGGGTCGATGACCGCGTACGCCATCGACCGCTTCCGCTTCCGGGCGAAGAAGCCGGTCATGGCGCTGTTCCTGATCGCCACCCTGGTGCCCGGGGTCACCACCCAGGTGGCGACCTTCCAAGTGGTCAACAGCTTCGGGCTGTTCAACACCATCTGGGCGCCGATCCTGCTGTACATGGGCACGGACATCGTGTCGATCTACATCTTCCTGCAGTTCATCCGCGGCATCCCGGTGTCGCTGGACGAGGCCGCGCGGCTCGACGGGGCCAACTCCCTCACCATCTACTGGAAGATCATCCTGCCCCTGCTGAAGCCGGCGATCGCCACGGTGGTCATCATCAAGGGAATCACCGTGTACAACGACTTCTACATCCCGTTCCTCTACATGCCGTCCGAGGACCTCGGCACCATCTCCACCGCGCTGTTCCGCTTCAAGGGCCCGTTCGGCGCGCACTGGGAGAACATCTCGGCCGGAACGATCCTCGTGATCGTGCCGACCCTCGTCGTCTTCCTCTTCCTCCAGCGCTACATCTACAACGGCTTCGCCCAGGGCGCGACGAAGTGACCCGCGGGGCCCCGCCGCGCCGCCGCGGCGGGGCCGGCCGGCTGCCTCGCCGGCCTCTTCCGGGCGAAGGCGCCTCCGGGGACGCGGACGAGATCGACGGCCGGCAGGGTCGGTGCGGCGGGCGTGGGCCGCTCCCCCGGGGTCCGCGGCCTGCTCGGCGGGGCCGGAGCAGGCCGGGCCGGCCCGCCCGTCGTCGTCCGGAGCCCCGCATCGGTGTTCGGCCCGAAGCCCCGCTCGAAGCACCGCGTGCACCAGCGGCCAGGCCGCCCACCACGGTGAAGCCGGGCACCGCGCGCCACCGCCGTCCCGCGCCCGCGCTCCCGTCCGGCGTGCCGTCCACGGTGCCTCCCTCAGCGGGCTGTACCGGATGCTCCGGCCGGCGCTCCTCACCCCGCTCCCAGCTCCACCGTCGTCGTGACGCGGGTGAGCGACGGCCGCCTCGGCACCGAGCCGAAGCCGAAGCGGACGGGCGGTTCGACCGGTGCCAGGCCGCCGAGGTCGGTGCCGGCGAAGGACCCGCAGAGCGCGCGGACCGTGCGCAGGTCCCGTGCGCCGTACCACTCGCGGCGGCCCGCCCGGGCGCTGCCCCGGGTGCGGACGCCGGGCAGCAGCAGGCGGGCCGGGACGTCGGTGAGCGCGCTCCACGCCGGACGGCGGGCGAGCGGGCCGGGCACGGCCCGCAGCAGCAGGCCCAGAGGCGGTCGCGGCCCGGTGACGAAGCACAGCCGGAGCGGGCCCGCGCCGACGGTCCAGGTGCCGTCCGCGATGCCGACCCGCACCGGTACGACGCGGACGGTGTCGAAGACGTAGGTGCCGCCGATGAAGGCCGCCGTCTGCGGCGTCGGCGTCAGCAGCAGGCGTTCGCCGTCCGGGAGTTCCAGCATCACGTCGCTGAACGCGCCGAACGGCGACCGCTGCCAGTGGCCGAGCACGGCACGGGTGCCGCGGGAGGTGCCCAGGCCCGCGATCCAGCCCTCGAAGCGCACCGTCCGGCGGCGCGCGGCCGGCCGGCGGACCCGGCTCATCCGCGGCCTCCCACGGTGCCGGCCGGCCCGGTCCCAGGACGTCGGCGGGCGGGCACCGAGGCGCCCATCCACACCTGCCCGACTCCGTCCGAGAAGTGCACGACGGGCTCGCCGGCGGGCGCCGGCGGGCCCGCGCCGGCGGTCAGCGTCTCCCGGAGTTCCTCGACGGTGGCGGTGGCCAGCGGCCAGGGTTCGTGTGCCACGGGTGTCTCCCACAGCAGACCGAGCCGGCGGGTGTACGCCCGCCGGCGCGAGGTCAGCCGGACGTCCCGCTCGGCGGGCCGCTCGATCGGGTCACCGGAGCGGACGGCCAGCCGGCAGGAGGCGTGGCCCGGCCGCCTGCGGCCGGTGTAGCGGACGGTCTTTCCGCCCCGGGTGACCTGGAGCGCGCCGCGGTGGAACGGCGCGCCGATCGCCCGCGCCGCCGGGATGACCGGGCAGGCGACCTCCAGGGAGAGGAACCACAGCCCGTCCCGGCCGTTCGGGTGCCGGACGTAGGTCCTCAGGCCGGTCTCCGCGAAGGTGGGGAGCCCGGGCACCCGGGCCGGTACGCCGGCCGGGCGGACGTCCGCCATCACGAAAGGGGTGAGGCCGCCCCAGGCGCTGCCGTCGTACTCCTCCACCACCAGAGGCTTCGGAACCAGTGCCCGCACCGCCTGTGCCGGGTGGGCCCAGTGGACGGACGTCTGTGTCAGCCGGCCGGCCCACGGCACCGGCAGCCGCACCCGCCGCTCCGCCGTGTACGCCACCACGGGCGCCGGGTCCCCCCGCCCGGACGGCCGGAAACGCGCGGGCCGGGCGCGGGCGCGGCAGGCCGGGTCACACAGCGAACAGCCCAGGGCACCGCACGAACGGAGGAAGCCTCCGGCCGTCCGGGCGTGGGCGGTGGCCGGGGCGGTCGCCCGGCTGAAACATGAACCCGGTGCCCTGACGTCCGCCCACGGTGCGGCGACGGGGGCACCCCACCGCCCCCGAATCGTCACAGGAGTGGCCTCCATGACCTTCAATCCCCTGGAGCAGCGGGGCATCCCGCTGGACCGTCAGGTGCGCAACTGGCGTGAACTCAACGTCCAGCCGATCGACCCCGACCGCTGTGACCCGTACACCCGCTGCCGCATCATCACCATGAACGGCATCGAGGTGGAGGCGATCCTCTTCAGCCATCAGCTCGCCCGCAACACGGCCGACCCGGAGGTGAAGCGGCAGCTGGCCCGGACCCGCTACATCGAGGCCCAGCAGCAGAAGGTGGTCAACTGGCTGCTGCCCGGCGTCTCCTCGGTGCTGGAGACGACCATCGCCTACGAGCAGGTGGCGGTGGACCTCACGGCGTGGGTGGCGCGGATGGAGCCGGACCCGTATCTGCGGCAGGCGTACGAGTTCGGGGTCCTGGAGGACTTCGACCACCTGTACCGGTACGCGAACCTGTACGAGATGATCGAGCACCGCAAGGCGGAGTCGATCGTCGACAACCTCACCGAGGTCATGCCGGGCCGGCCCACCAAGTTCCACCACCGCGACCCGTACGACAACGTCCGCGACCCCTACGACAAGACGGTCGCGAGCCCGCTGTCGAAGCTGCACGCGCTGACGATCATGTCCGCGGAGCAGCAGACCATGAACTTCTACATGAACACCGGCCCCACCTACATGGAGCCGATCGCGCGGCAGCTGTACCAGGAGATCGGGCTGATCGAGGAGGAGCACGTCACCCACTACGAGTCCCTGGTGGACCCGGGCGAGACCTGGTGGGAGCAGCTGGTCAACCACGAGTACAACGAGTGCTACCTCTACTACTCCTTCATGGAGCAGGAGAGCGACCCCAAGGTCAAGGCGGTCTGGGAACTGCACCTGAACATGGAGCTGGAGCACCTGCACACGGCCTGCGACCTGATGCGCAGCTACGACGGCCGGGAGCCGCAGGAGGTCCTCGCACCGGAGCTGCCGAACGTGCTGACCTTCGAGCCGAACAAGCAGTACCTGCGGAATCT comes from Streptomyces sp. SCL15-4 and encodes:
- a CDS encoding sugar ABC transporter permease, whose product is MTETTHTAPAKVPRAAASPGTAPAPDGSRRGGRVLRRLTPWLFLAVPLALLVTFTYVPVGNMIYYSFTDWDGVSPDRHFTGVDNYEQIFTRPELFRVFFVSFYYLAASAVQIVIALYFATVLSFDLRFRNLFKGILFFPYLINGVAIGFVFLYFFQDGGTLDSVLSWFGAGSDHAWLGDPESANTSLAGVSVWRFTGLNFVLFLGAIQSIPAELYEAAQLDGASRWQQFRHIIAPSIRPVLSLSVILAVSGSLSVFEIPYIMTGGATGTTTFVIQTVKLAFQFNKTGLASAAAVVLLLIILLITWIQRRLVPDEKVDLV
- a CDS encoding ABC transporter substrate-binding protein; its protein translation is MGKNTTFTGRRWRGGLLAAAVLTVAGCSGGGTVSGETAKAPADPADASGTIKVLTHRTDLVQNGTMARYAEEFNKVYPEVKVKFEALTDYEGEVKIRMNTDDYGDVLMIPAAVAKNDYPKFFAPLGTAAELGGTYRFSDKTEVGGKVYGIAQFGTANGFVYNKAVWKKAGVTAWPTTPREFLADLKVVKAKTDALPYYTNFKDGWPLTAWSNSIGSVTCDAKANDKLAGAVSPWREGSELNVIDSLLYDVVKGGLSEKDPNTTNWEASKGMIAQGKVATMQLGSWAITQMRDAAEKAGADPDDIGFMPFPVQKDGKYCAVLASDYQQAVNAHSSHKAAARAWIDWFTQKSGYSAKEGAVPALKSAPMPGTLKDFVDNDVSFQERSEVKTGEVNAIDNAAEIGLNKPDYRQKLIDLARGAQHGSLDDFFADLDKRWNEAARTAGS
- a CDS encoding DUF2071 domain-containing protein, producing MVAYTAERRVRLPVPWAGRLTQTSVHWAHPAQAVRALVPKPLVVEEYDGSAWGGLTPFVMADVRPAGVPARVPGLPTFAETGLRTYVRHPNGRDGLWFLSLEVACPVIPAARAIGAPFHRGALQVTRGGKTVRYTGRRRPGHASCRLAVRSGDPIERPAERDVRLTSRRRAYTRRLGLLWETPVAHEPWPLATATVEELRETLTAGAGPPAPAGEPVVHFSDGVGQVWMGASVPARRRPGTGPAGTVGGRG
- a CDS encoding carbohydrate ABC transporter permease encodes the protein MTSPLPARRRIGPALTYLSLIVASLVVLVPLVVVFLTSLKTSEEVADGGALSLPDDWLNFGNYVTAFNDGKMLSAFVNTTVILLFSITGTVLIGSMTAYAIDRFRFRAKKPVMALFLIATLVPGVTTQVATFQVVNSFGLFNTIWAPILLYMGTDIVSIYIFLQFIRGIPVSLDEAARLDGANSLTIYWKIILPLLKPAIATVVIIKGITVYNDFYIPFLYMPSEDLGTISTALFRFKGPFGAHWENISAGTILVIVPTLVVFLFLQRYIYNGFAQGATK